From Vibrio tritonius, the proteins below share one genomic window:
- a CDS encoding M3 family oligoendopeptidase, which yields MNAPSWNLSVAYQGLDDGKIEQDITLISQCIDVLNQHVAERQSFKVMQNAIQTREAASTLLSTISTFASCHSSVDATHTRAKALSGRIAKLSSELAQAYTPYQDVLATADQSFIEQVLDHESGDVAGQGFLIACLRKQAQTQLSVEQEQLLSAMQVDGRDGWGRLYDNLTGSLQVTLQHEDGTQEVMGFSQAASILYGTDFKRQPLAWRAIQASMKTHQESFAAILNALSGWRLTEYQKRSTKQKVHFLDPSLHQSRIQLSTLDAMMDCAKANREVGHKAGQLMAKVHGLDSMKPWNHLAGMPSLTDQAPELYSFDDAIALIKAAFVDVSPEMAGFVDTMIENGWIDAAPSSNRRLGAYCTKFAATRSPLVFMTWGGSRSDLMTLAHELGHAFHNWVMRDMPLCATRYPMTLAETASIFAETIVRDYLLNKAQTREEKLEMLWEELSSCYALMVNIPVRFEFEKTFYEQRQNGELSATELCELMSSAWKTWYGESMDRADPYFWASKLHFSISEVSFYNYPYLFGYLFSLGVYAQREEKGADFYPGYISLLRDTGSMMAEEVVQKHLGMDLSQADFWQQSIDRVKQKIDLFEQLLNQN from the coding sequence ATGAACGCACCGAGTTGGAATCTCTCTGTCGCTTATCAAGGACTGGATGATGGCAAAATTGAACAAGACATCACCCTCATCAGCCAATGCATTGACGTGCTAAATCAGCATGTTGCTGAGCGCCAGTCATTCAAAGTGATGCAAAATGCGATTCAGACGCGCGAAGCGGCAAGCACGCTATTATCAACCATCAGCACGTTTGCGTCATGCCACTCGTCAGTGGATGCGACCCACACTCGCGCCAAAGCACTATCTGGTCGCATCGCCAAACTCAGCTCTGAATTGGCTCAGGCTTATACACCGTATCAAGACGTGCTTGCCACTGCAGATCAAAGCTTTATCGAGCAAGTGTTAGATCATGAAAGTGGCGATGTAGCGGGACAAGGCTTTTTGATCGCCTGCCTTCGCAAGCAGGCGCAAACCCAGCTAAGTGTTGAACAAGAGCAGCTGCTTTCTGCCATGCAGGTCGATGGCCGCGATGGGTGGGGACGCCTTTACGATAATTTGACTGGTTCACTTCAAGTGACACTGCAACACGAGGATGGCACTCAAGAAGTGATGGGGTTTTCTCAAGCGGCCAGTATTTTGTACGGCACGGATTTTAAACGCCAGCCGCTGGCATGGCGTGCAATCCAAGCGTCGATGAAAACCCATCAAGAAAGTTTTGCTGCCATTTTGAACGCGTTATCGGGTTGGCGTTTGACTGAATACCAGAAACGTTCAACTAAGCAGAAAGTGCATTTCCTTGACCCAAGTTTGCATCAAAGCCGCATTCAATTATCAACACTGGACGCCATGATGGATTGCGCCAAAGCCAACCGAGAAGTTGGTCATAAAGCAGGACAATTGATGGCCAAAGTGCACGGTTTAGACTCTATGAAACCTTGGAATCACCTGGCCGGCATGCCGAGCTTAACCGACCAAGCGCCAGAGCTTTACAGCTTTGACGATGCCATAGCGCTCATTAAAGCCGCCTTTGTCGATGTCTCGCCCGAAATGGCGGGGTTTGTCGATACCATGATCGAAAATGGCTGGATTGACGCTGCACCAAGTAGCAACCGCCGCCTTGGCGCTTACTGCACCAAATTTGCGGCTACGCGCTCACCGCTGGTGTTTATGACTTGGGGTGGCAGTCGTTCCGATCTTATGACCTTGGCACACGAACTTGGTCACGCATTCCATAACTGGGTGATGCGCGACATGCCGCTGTGTGCAACTCGCTATCCAATGACATTGGCCGAAACCGCCTCAATTTTCGCTGAAACCATCGTTCGCGACTACTTGCTCAACAAAGCGCAAACTCGCGAAGAAAAGCTTGAAATGCTGTGGGAAGAGTTATCGTCGTGCTACGCACTGATGGTGAATATTCCGGTACGTTTTGAGTTCGAAAAAACGTTTTATGAGCAGCGTCAAAATGGCGAACTATCGGCAACCGAGCTTTGCGAATTGATGAGCAGTGCTTGGAAAACTTGGTATGGCGAATCGATGGACAGAGCTGACCCGTATTTCTGGGCCAGCAAACTGCACTTTAGTATTTCTGAAGTGAGTTTCTACAACTACCCATATTTGTTTGGCTATTTGTTTAGCTTAGGAGTCTATGCTCAGCGCGAAGAAAAAGGCGCGGATTTCTACCCAGGTTATATCAGCTTGCTGCGTGATACCGGTTCGATGATGGCCGAAGAGGTGGTGCAAAAACACCTTGGTATGGATTTGAGCCAAGCAGATTTCTGGCAACAGAGTATCGATCGAGTTAAACAAAAAATCGATTTGTTTGAGCAGTTACTTAACCAAAATTAA
- a CDS encoding MFS transporter, translated as MSRNSMSYYGYIFSHLCSIVAFRSASVVIIWALVQLFGHAESVGVLVAVMWVANILFLPISGYLLDRYAKKTVVLFCSIASVLLAFILLFSYQSFISCLILISLLSILNSAISTAPNTLIPLLVSKENLTNAIGISSTLNSLQVIIGVVVGGGVIYAVGIVNSLLATFVLYLISLLLFNFVRLPSGVKPAPSAESKALQITQGFRSLKQLKPELMFCYSAMVGNFILTPLISVVVPIYVQRTLNNDISYVVLFESSIAIGMLVGGTLSVKMNRWFNRYQQVLLGGLLIGLGVMAFAYTHTAAIKAIALFLSGMGLTIKGIQFSSLRGHAVPVSHKARIESAIFALCVLTIPLGSMAFSYAIDINLFNIDTLIMTMGGLIILSLAFITQTRDCIEALTAQDTQLENYYTTRYPRAFL; from the coding sequence ATGAGCAGAAATTCAATGAGCTATTATGGATACATTTTCTCTCATCTCTGTTCCATCGTGGCATTTCGCAGTGCATCGGTGGTAATTATTTGGGCATTAGTGCAACTATTTGGTCACGCTGAAAGTGTAGGTGTGTTAGTCGCGGTAATGTGGGTTGCCAATATTCTGTTTTTACCGATATCAGGCTATTTGCTCGATCGCTATGCAAAGAAAACCGTGGTGCTATTTTGCAGTATTGCCTCGGTGTTATTGGCGTTTATCTTATTATTTTCTTACCAAAGTTTTATCAGCTGCTTGATCCTTATTTCGCTTTTGTCGATTTTAAACAGCGCCATTTCTACGGCCCCTAACACCCTAATTCCACTGCTGGTGAGTAAAGAGAACCTCACGAATGCCATTGGTATCTCCTCGACCTTAAACTCACTGCAAGTGATCATTGGTGTGGTGGTTGGTGGCGGAGTAATTTATGCCGTAGGGATAGTTAATTCTCTGCTGGCCACCTTTGTTTTGTACCTGATTTCATTGCTCTTGTTCAACTTTGTGCGTTTGCCTTCTGGTGTAAAGCCCGCTCCTTCAGCTGAGAGCAAAGCGCTGCAAATCACCCAAGGTTTTCGCAGCCTAAAACAGCTTAAACCGGAGCTGATGTTCTGCTACTCCGCCATGGTCGGTAACTTTATTCTCACTCCCCTCATTTCCGTTGTCGTTCCAATTTACGTGCAGCGAACCCTCAATAACGACATCAGTTATGTGGTGCTGTTCGAATCTTCTATCGCCATTGGTATGCTGGTTGGCGGTACGCTCTCGGTGAAGATGAATCGTTGGTTCAACCGTTATCAGCAAGTATTGCTCGGCGGTTTATTGATTGGTTTAGGCGTGATGGCCTTTGCGTACACTCATACCGCCGCTATCAAAGCTATCGCACTTTTTCTCTCAGGAATGGGGTTAACGATCAAAGGGATTCAGTTTAGTTCGCTACGCGGTCATGCCGTTCCGGTTAGCCATAAAGCGCGGATTGAATCTGCGATTTTTGCCCTTTGCGTGTTAACCATCCCGCTTGGTAGCATGGCATTTAGCTATGCGATTGATATCAATCTCTTTAACATTGATACACTCATCATGACCATGGGCGGTTTGATCATTCTCTCGCTGGCGTTTATTACCCAAACTAGAGATTGCATTGAAGCGTTAACGGCTCAAGATACACAGCTTGAAAACTATTACACCACGCGCTATCCAAGGGCGTTTTTGTAG
- a CDS encoding DUF6693 family protein — protein sequence MRLKADVGILDIILHLVIWAVLSLITFGIALMFFPYSFSKFIINRTSLIDEQQRERKMSCEINLFGNLLHVFIWFLISLVTFGIGYIFYVYRIWNYALNNSTIELESE from the coding sequence TTGAGATTAAAAGCAGACGTTGGCATTTTGGACATTATTCTTCACCTCGTAATTTGGGCGGTATTAAGCCTAATTACGTTTGGTATTGCCCTGATGTTCTTCCCCTACTCATTTTCGAAGTTCATTATCAATAGAACTTCTTTGATCGATGAACAGCAGCGTGAACGTAAAATGAGTTGTGAGATCAACCTTTTTGGCAATCTCCTTCATGTGTTTATTTGGTTCTTAATTTCGCTAGTGACATTTGGCATCGGCTACATTTTCTATGTCTACCGAATTTGGAACTATGCGCTAAATAACTCTACTATAGAGTTAGAGTCAGAATGA
- the kduI gene encoding 5-dehydro-4-deoxy-D-glucuronate isomerase, which produces MHTNYNSNPLDAKAYDTDRLRSEFLTEDLFKSDEITLVYSHIDRIVVMGVSPVTSTLKLNEFVDTKAFGVEYFLQRRELGVVNLGGSAKVKTAVQEYTLNHLDALYLGLGEQDVEFTSLDQSDPALLYCLSAPAHHCYPSRIITREQSRHIELGSTENANARTITQYLHPEVLPTCQLCLGVTHLKPGSVWNTMPAHTHERRMEAYLYFNVAPNQVVFHFMGEPQETRHIVVRDKQLVLSPSWSIHSGCGTQNYSFVWGMLGENQTFDDMDFVDMQAIR; this is translated from the coding sequence ATGCACACGAATTACAACAGCAATCCATTGGATGCTAAAGCGTACGATACTGATCGCTTGCGCTCTGAATTCCTTACCGAAGACTTATTTAAAAGTGACGAAATTACCTTGGTTTATAGTCATATCGACCGGATCGTTGTCATGGGCGTGAGTCCGGTTACTTCAACACTTAAACTCAATGAATTTGTCGATACCAAAGCGTTTGGCGTGGAGTATTTTCTTCAGCGTCGAGAGCTAGGAGTGGTCAATCTGGGTGGCTCTGCCAAGGTGAAAACGGCGGTTCAGGAATACACTTTGAACCATTTAGATGCGTTGTATCTGGGCTTGGGTGAGCAGGACGTTGAGTTTACGTCACTCGATCAATCAGACCCTGCGCTTCTTTATTGTTTAAGTGCGCCAGCTCATCACTGTTATCCATCACGGATTATAACTCGCGAACAATCTCGTCATATTGAGCTGGGCAGCACTGAAAATGCCAATGCACGAACCATCACCCAATATCTTCATCCTGAAGTGTTGCCAACTTGTCAGCTTTGCCTTGGGGTGACACATCTCAAACCGGGCAGTGTGTGGAATACCATGCCAGCCCATACCCATGAACGTCGCATGGAAGCTTATCTCTATTTTAACGTTGCACCTAATCAGGTGGTGTTCCATTTCATGGGTGAACCACAGGAAACTCGCCATATTGTGGTGCGCGACAAACAGTTAGTTTTGTCGCCAAGTTGGTCTATTCACTCGGGGTGTGGCACGCAAAACTACAGTTTTGTGTGGGGCATGCTGGGAGAAAATCAAACCTTTGATGATATGGATTTTGTGGATATGCAAGCGATTCGCTAA
- a CDS encoding TRAP transporter substrate-binding protein, producing the protein MLLNKPLKMLTVAALVGSSLSFSTFALGTTEIKAAFNQSDKHPQYEALKEFGEKLTKETEGRYKLTIYPNELLGDQRAALELVQNGAIQMAVVANPLVENYDKTFRMIGMPYVYSGPEHQEKVFTSGVLNDLFKSTQRYGFEVLTAYTAGARSMYTKDAPTETISDMKGKKIRVMQSDTMIKMLSCMGGTGVPMSQGEVYTAVQQGVLDGAENNEITYADLKQYEVAPYFTETRHLMVPDLVVISSYFINGMSKEDQATIRRLAKESTPNEFKLWNAQIERAKALVIAKGATFTEVDTKPFQDNCKPLQNALAETPAQQTLLKKIAALQ; encoded by the coding sequence ATGTTGCTGAATAAACCGCTAAAAATGTTAACCGTTGCCGCTCTCGTCGGCAGCAGCCTAAGTTTTTCAACCTTTGCTCTTGGGACCACAGAAATTAAGGCCGCGTTTAATCAATCGGATAAACATCCTCAATATGAAGCGCTAAAAGAGTTTGGGGAGAAGTTAACCAAAGAAACTGAGGGTCGATATAAATTAACGATTTATCCGAACGAACTATTAGGTGACCAACGTGCAGCATTGGAGTTAGTGCAAAACGGTGCCATTCAAATGGCCGTTGTCGCCAACCCACTGGTGGAAAACTACGACAAGACCTTTCGTATGATCGGTATGCCTTATGTTTATAGTGGCCCTGAACATCAAGAAAAAGTGTTTACATCTGGTGTGTTAAACGATTTGTTCAAATCGACTCAACGTTATGGATTTGAAGTATTAACGGCATATACCGCTGGTGCTCGAAGCATGTATACCAAGGATGCTCCGACTGAAACCATTTCTGATATGAAAGGTAAAAAAATCCGTGTGATGCAGTCAGACACCATGATCAAAATGCTCTCTTGCATGGGTGGAACTGGTGTACCGATGAGCCAAGGTGAAGTGTATACCGCAGTGCAGCAGGGCGTTCTGGATGGTGCAGAAAACAATGAAATTACCTATGCGGATCTAAAACAGTATGAAGTGGCGCCTTATTTCACGGAAACTCGCCATTTAATGGTGCCGGATTTGGTGGTCATCAGCAGTTACTTTATCAACGGCATGTCAAAAGAAGACCAAGCGACCATTCGTCGTTTAGCCAAAGAAAGCACGCCAAATGAGTTCAAATTGTGGAATGCACAGATTGAGCGCGCTAAAGCTCTGGTTATCGCCAAAGGCGCCACTTTTACGGAAGTCGACACCAAGCCATTTCAAGATAACTGTAAGCCTTTGCAAAATGCGCTGGCTGAAACTCCAGCACAGCAAACGCTGCTGAAAAAAATTGCAGCACTTCAGTAA
- a CDS encoding TRAP transporter small permease, whose translation MSDPQQLGVVAKVDTLKRWVDKLLSGICIAIVASMTLLVTYQVVVRYLFNSPSAVSEVLSRYLFIWLVLFGSAYVFGLKEHMAINFLKQKFSEKTQLVLDMFIEFVTVVFALSIMIIGGYSSSVRQMWQMDSALQIPMGTIYAAIPISGALMVFYFFYNEMHLSIRFKQLVGNQQ comes from the coding sequence ATGTCAGATCCGCAACAACTCGGCGTAGTAGCGAAAGTCGATACCTTAAAACGATGGGTAGACAAACTGCTGTCGGGGATTTGTATCGCTATTGTCGCATCAATGACTCTATTGGTGACGTATCAAGTGGTGGTTCGTTATCTTTTTAATAGCCCCAGTGCGGTCAGTGAGGTGTTATCGCGCTACCTATTTATTTGGCTGGTGCTTTTTGGCTCAGCTTATGTTTTTGGTTTAAAAGAACATATGGCCATCAATTTCTTAAAGCAGAAGTTTTCTGAAAAGACACAGCTCGTGCTTGATATGTTTATTGAGTTTGTCACCGTTGTATTTGCTCTGTCGATTATGATCATTGGCGGTTATAGCAGCTCGGTTCGTCAAATGTGGCAAATGGATTCGGCTTTGCAAATTCCGATGGGAACCATCTATGCCGCCATTCCCATTAGTGGTGCATTGATGGTGTTTTATTTCTTCTATAACGAAATGCACCTTTCAATCCGATTCAAACAACTTGTTGGTAATCAGCAGTAG
- a CDS encoding TRAP transporter large permease, producing the protein MDLALTASLIMFCGVIFFLVIGAPIAISVGISSFAAMLTILPGQGAMVTSAQRMFVGLDSFALLAIPFFILAGNIMNNGGIAIRLINFSKIASGFFPGSLAQTNVVSNMLFGSISGSGVASAAAVGGIMSPIEKKEGYDTAFSTAVNIASAPTGMLIPPSNTLIVYATVAGSVSVSALFMGGYIPGILWGVGVMIVAGFMAKRRGYIVKNSMTLKDCVKVTLDAIPSLSLIIVVIGGILGGVFTATEASAIAVVYSLILSFCYRALDIRKLPEIFLNTAKMSAIVIFMLATSSIMSWVMAFTQIPSMIAEVLMSLTSNPVIILLIINLVLLFVGTFMDPTPAVLIFTPIFLPICTSLGMDPVQFGILLVFNLSLGTITPPVGPILFTGCKVSGISIDGVIKTLLPFFFVIVLVLGLVTYVPAVSMTLPQLMGLIK; encoded by the coding sequence ATGGATTTAGCACTTACCGCCTCGCTCATTATGTTTTGTGGGGTGATCTTCTTTTTGGTGATTGGGGCGCCTATCGCAATTAGCGTCGGAATATCATCATTTGCTGCCATGTTAACCATTCTACCGGGACAAGGTGCAATGGTAACGTCTGCACAGCGCATGTTTGTTGGTTTAGATTCCTTTGCTTTATTGGCGATCCCGTTTTTTATTCTGGCTGGGAACATCATGAACAATGGTGGGATAGCAATACGGCTGATTAATTTCTCCAAAATTGCCAGTGGCTTCTTTCCCGGTTCTTTAGCGCAAACGAACGTAGTTTCGAACATGTTGTTTGGTTCGATTAGCGGCTCCGGTGTTGCGTCCGCTGCGGCGGTAGGCGGAATCATGTCACCTATCGAAAAGAAAGAAGGGTACGACACGGCATTTAGTACCGCTGTGAACATCGCATCAGCACCGACAGGCATGTTAATTCCACCAAGCAACACATTGATTGTGTACGCAACGGTGGCGGGTAGTGTCTCGGTGTCGGCCTTGTTTATGGGGGGCTATATCCCAGGTATTTTGTGGGGTGTAGGGGTCATGATTGTGGCTGGTTTCATGGCAAAACGTCGTGGTTATATCGTTAAAAATAGTATGACATTGAAAGATTGTGTCAAAGTAACCTTAGATGCCATACCAAGTCTTTCTCTGATTATTGTTGTTATCGGTGGCATCCTCGGTGGAGTTTTTACCGCAACTGAAGCATCGGCCATCGCGGTGGTCTATTCACTGATATTGAGTTTTTGCTATCGGGCATTGGATATTCGTAAGCTTCCCGAGATCTTTCTTAACACGGCTAAAATGTCGGCCATTGTGATTTTCATGCTGGCGACCTCGTCTATCATGTCATGGGTAATGGCGTTTACACAGATCCCAAGCATGATTGCTGAAGTGCTAATGTCGCTGACCTCTAATCCGGTGATCATTTTGTTGATTATCAATTTGGTTTTATTGTTTGTGGGAACATTTATGGACCCAACGCCAGCCGTATTGATATTTACACCTATTTTCCTGCCGATTTGCACCAGTTTAGGCATGGACCCAGTACAGTTTGGGATTTTGTTAGTGTTTAACCTTTCATTAGGAACCATCACTCCGCCTGTTGGCCCAATTCTATTTACTGGATGTAAGGTGAGTGGCATTAGTATCGATGGCGTCATTAAAACGTTACTGCCATTCTTCTTCGTGATTGTATTGGTATTAGGCTTAGTCACTTATGTTCCTGCTGTTTCAATGACATTACCGCAATTGATGGGGTTAATTAAATAA
- a CDS encoding IclR family transcriptional regulator has translation MESNKKTEYRAPALEKGLEILELLAEQSEPLSKKQIAEKLNRSINEIFRMLSVLMEKQYIECDSETSCYSLTLKMFALSNQHPPIAQLLKRANPLMEELCHKVNQSCHLCSYKNGELLVIARQESPYKMGFSLRLGSKIDICSSGSGIVLLSFSEEKQRKEILKKSRSTVEEVAHATSHIAKTIEQGYYIGESPQISGVTNITAPIFGVLGDVMAVITVPYMTLNSNTVHHHIADIEHTKTQLLQVAKQLSQNLAL, from the coding sequence ATGGAAAGTAATAAAAAAACAGAATATCGCGCACCGGCGTTAGAGAAAGGGCTAGAAATCCTCGAATTGTTGGCAGAACAGTCAGAACCTTTATCGAAAAAGCAGATCGCTGAAAAGCTCAATCGCAGCATTAATGAAATATTTCGTATGCTCTCTGTGTTGATGGAAAAACAATACATTGAGTGTGATAGTGAAACCTCATGCTACTCACTGACGTTAAAAATGTTCGCGCTTTCAAACCAGCATCCACCCATTGCTCAGTTGCTTAAACGGGCTAATCCGTTAATGGAAGAGCTGTGCCATAAAGTGAATCAGTCGTGCCATTTATGCAGTTATAAAAATGGTGAGCTTTTGGTGATTGCACGCCAAGAGAGTCCTTACAAAATGGGATTTAGCTTACGTCTAGGCTCTAAAATCGATATCTGTTCATCTGGCTCTGGCATTGTGCTGTTGAGCTTTAGTGAGGAGAAACAACGCAAAGAGATCTTGAAAAAATCTCGCTCTACCGTCGAAGAAGTTGCTCATGCCACAAGTCATATAGCCAAAACGATTGAGCAGGGCTACTACATTGGTGAAAGTCCACAAATATCAGGTGTAACCAATATTACCGCCCCAATATTTGGCGTGCTAGGAGATGTGATGGCGGTAATTACTGTCCCATATATGACCTTGAATTCGAATACGGTGCATCACCATATTGCCGATATCGAACACACCAAGACGCAGCTTTTGCAAGTCGCCAAACAGCTCAGTCAAAATTTAGCGCTCTAA
- a CDS encoding AraC family transcriptional regulator, with the protein MPSLTRICQLLEYIHRNIQEPLSLELLAEKSCWSRWQLQRVFQHETGFTVASYIRQLKLSQAAQLLLNSRERIIDIALATGFNSEISFTRAFKQHFSVTPKVYRQKGALTGVLQPLVLVQSNHTISKRFKLKDVRIETLPTFNAFGVQGEINGLLSEQPDFAHVVPSLWQTLDDLGGFDKSCNNMGLIDVRASGGEGNNLHYWAMASGQRHEEDEIFDFPEGFSHIQVPKQTYAVLKHEGPISDLSLSVEWFIFDWLPQSGYRGVDGIELERYPADFEPTAGDAVMEYWLPIQW; encoded by the coding sequence ATGCCATCACTTACTCGAATCTGTCAATTACTGGAATATATTCATCGCAATATTCAAGAGCCTTTATCTCTTGAGCTTTTGGCTGAGAAAAGTTGTTGGTCACGTTGGCAATTACAACGAGTATTTCAACACGAAACCGGATTTACTGTTGCGAGTTATATTCGCCAACTTAAGCTTAGTCAGGCGGCTCAATTGCTGCTTAATAGTCGAGAGCGGATAATCGATATAGCTTTAGCCACAGGTTTTAATTCTGAGATTTCTTTTACACGTGCATTTAAGCAGCACTTTTCCGTGACGCCTAAGGTATATCGACAGAAAGGAGCACTTACCGGAGTGCTCCAACCTCTGGTGTTGGTGCAGTCTAACCATACTATTTCCAAACGCTTCAAACTAAAGGATGTTCGAATTGAAACACTGCCCACCTTTAACGCGTTTGGCGTGCAAGGCGAGATCAATGGGTTGCTATCAGAACAGCCCGATTTTGCTCATGTTGTTCCTAGTTTGTGGCAAACGTTAGATGACCTCGGAGGTTTTGATAAATCTTGCAACAATATGGGGCTTATTGATGTTAGGGCAAGTGGTGGCGAAGGAAATAATCTGCATTACTGGGCAATGGCAAGTGGGCAGAGGCATGAAGAGGATGAAATTTTTGATTTCCCTGAAGGCTTTAGTCATATTCAAGTGCCTAAGCAAACTTATGCTGTTTTGAAACACGAAGGACCGATTTCTGATTTATCACTGAGTGTTGAGTGGTTTATTTTCGATTGGCTGCCGCAATCGGGGTATCGGGGAGTGGATGGGATCGAACTGGAGCGTTATCCAGCAGATTTTGAACCGACAGCAGGTGATGCGGTAATGGAATATTGGTTACCGATTCAATGGTAA